A region from the Polaribacter sp. Hel1_33_78 genome encodes:
- a CDS encoding CDGSH iron-sulfur domain-containing protein, translating to MEQLEEGKTYAWCACGKSENQPWCNGAHAGSEFTPNVFTAEENKTAAMCMCKQTKNPPYCDGSHMSL from the coding sequence ATGGAACAATTAGAAGAAGGTAAAACGTATGCGTGGTGCGCATGCGGAAAATCCGAAAATCAGCCTTGGTGCAATGGTGCGCATGCTGGAAGTGAGTTTACCCCAAATGTATTTACAGCAGAAGAAAACAAAACTGCAGCTATGTGTATGTGCAAGCAAACAAAGAACCCTCCATATTGTGATGGCTCACATATGAGCCTGTAA
- a CDS encoding (4Fe-4S)-binding protein, which produces MKVYNPKVSQWIAIENAITKELKNQISKCLLGALSYYENI; this is translated from the coding sequence ATAAAGGTATACAACCCAAAAGTTTCACAATGGATTGCAATTGAAAATGCAATCACTAAAGAACTTAAAAACCAAATAAGCAAATGTCTATTAGGGGCGCTTTCTTATTACGAAAACATATAA
- a CDS encoding bestrophin family protein: MILTRKIEISKLYAFTKNNMWFLVATCIITFFCANYFDPDKLRQLTFPTGVIGTALAFLIGFRNNSAYDRWWEARKIWGKLVNDSRYFGLKVISLVGTQWNSELTKEDIISVQKRLIYRHMAFVWAVNKHLRKLDWKETISPFISKDEFNKLQKKQHIPLAILKNQVLDIKALYEQKYFEDFRHLSFDAIMENFNDALGKSERIKNTVFPMQYNWYMQYAIRVFLILLPLSLVGYFDLWFFPLSFLIGYVFILLEYLGRHIENPFENHPNDTPIDALSRTIEINLREVLGESDLPPKIEPMEGKYLM; this comes from the coding sequence ATGATACTAACTAGAAAAATAGAAATTTCAAAACTATATGCTTTTACTAAAAACAATATGTGGTTTTTGGTGGCAACTTGCATTATCACTTTTTTTTGTGCAAATTATTTTGATCCAGATAAACTTAGGCAGCTCACCTTTCCTACAGGTGTGATTGGAACTGCATTAGCCTTTTTGATTGGTTTTAGAAATAATTCAGCCTATGACCGGTGGTGGGAAGCCAGAAAAATTTGGGGAAAATTAGTAAATGATAGTCGGTATTTTGGCCTTAAAGTAATTAGCCTTGTTGGAACTCAATGGAATTCTGAGCTTACAAAAGAGGATATTATCTCTGTTCAAAAAAGATTAATTTATAGGCATATGGCTTTTGTTTGGGCTGTAAATAAGCACCTGAGAAAATTAGATTGGAAAGAAACAATTTCTCCATTTATATCCAAGGATGAATTTAATAAATTACAAAAGAAACAACACATTCCATTGGCGATATTGAAAAACCAAGTACTTGATATAAAAGCTTTATATGAACAAAAATATTTTGAAGATTTTAGACATTTAAGCTTTGATGCCATTATGGAGAATTTTAATGATGCACTTGGAAAGTCTGAACGAATAAAGAATACTGTTTTTCCGATGCAGTATAATTGGTATATGCAATATGCCATCAGGGTCTTTCTAATATTATTACCATTGAGTTTGGTTGGATATTTTGATTTATGGTTTTTCCCATTATCATTTTTAATCGGATATGTATTCATACTACTTGAGTATTTGGGAAGACATATAGAAAATCCGTTTGAAAATCATCCGAATGACACACCAATAGATGCGCTTTCCAGAACAATAGAAATAAATCTGCGAGAAGTATTAGGAGAGTCGGATTTACCACCAAAAATAGAACCCATGGAAGGAAAGTATTTAATGTAG
- a CDS encoding Crp/Fnr family transcriptional regulator produces MSELEKILNIEANSNLKHFKKGEFIQRPNQLNANAIYVKKGLIRSYIIDSTGKEHIYMFASEGWITGDIEAVEFNEPTTLYIDCLENSEVIVLKKNYLKEADLSKEKLLQNMKKMSRNIGKMQRRILMLIGSPAVDRYNYFLETYPELPSRVPQKMIASYLGIMPQTLSTIRSKIAKGE; encoded by the coding sequence ATGAGTGAATTAGAAAAAATTCTAAATATCGAAGCTAACTCAAACCTTAAGCACTTTAAAAAGGGTGAATTTATTCAACGGCCGAATCAATTAAATGCTAATGCTATCTATGTAAAAAAAGGACTAATTAGAAGTTACATTATCGACAGCACTGGAAAAGAACACATTTATATGTTCGCCTCTGAAGGATGGATTACAGGAGACATTGAAGCTGTAGAATTTAATGAACCGACTACGTTATACATTGATTGCCTAGAAAATTCAGAGGTAATAGTATTAAAGAAAAATTACCTAAAAGAAGCTGACCTTTCAAAAGAAAAATTACTGCAAAACATGAAGAAGATGTCTCGAAACATTGGAAAGATGCAACGCAGGATACTAATGCTTATTGGGTCACCCGCTGTTGACCGCTATAATTATTTTTTAGAAACATATCCAGAGCTTCCTAGTAGAGTCCCCCAAAAAATGATTGCATCATACCTAGGTATCATGCCGCAAACACTCAGTACAATACGGAGCAAAATCGCAAAAGGAGAATAA